One Rosa chinensis cultivar Old Blush chromosome 5, RchiOBHm-V2, whole genome shotgun sequence genomic region harbors:
- the LOC112203615 gene encoding zinc finger MYM-type protein 1-like has translation MKRYFKKVSRPKETSSSTKNNVDSESSKKDELEAILDNLPSDPARRKRILDYDPNIRDEVQRHYFLKGPCQPRNHEFPQTLISGTKRRFVPSWFDEHPEWLEYSIENDAVFCLCCYLFKPHHGDQGGGDKFTCKGFFNWKNKKGLQDHVEGLGSVHNQALLNCQALMNQKQHLESVISRQLESSKHNYYTLLNASIDCVRFLLRQGLAFRGHDESESSNNRGNFLELLEFLTEHNDSVKAVAFENAPRNLQLTSPVIQKDIINAGAVETLNVIMFDMGDAPFSILVDEARDHSIKEQMAVVLRYVDDKGQVIERFVGIQHVKSTDARSLKLAIDELFSRNGLSISNLRGQGYDGASNMQVTRVVNIVGASCKCRDLLREQQQNEVMEALHNDELLSGKGLNQETTLKRPSDTRWGSHYGTLLSIISMFSSTIKMIEMIIEDGTYPDQRGEGNLLLAQVKSFDFIFCLFLMRQVLGVTNDLSQALQKNDHDIVNAMDLVKACKQQLQTMREDECEWETFLDKVYSFCGKHGIKIPNMDDVFVAQGKSQRRAEKITNLHHYRVEVFYTVIDRQLSDLNDRFNEVNSELLVCVASLSPDNLFSAFDKQKLLRLAKFYPRDFSERDVLSLEDKLDIYLNEMRSNSEFSQLKGIGSLAKKLVETGKHKTHVSVYKLLTLALVLPVATASVERVFSTMNIVKNPLRNRMGDQWMNDSLLVYIEKDIFNSIGNDAIMQRFQNMRSRRGQLPSR, from the exons ATGAAGAGATATTTTAAAAAAGTATCGAGACCAAAGGAGACTTCATCTTCTACGAAGAACAATGTTGATAGTGAAAGCTCAAAGAAAGATGAACTTGAAGCAATTTTGGATAATCTTCCTTCAGACCCTGCACGTCGAAAGCGTATCTTGGATTATGATCCAAATATTCGTGATGAAGTTCAACGCCATTATTTTCTCAAGGGTCCTTGTCAGCCTCGAAACCATGAGTTTCCCCAAACATTAATAAGTGGAACAAAACGACGTTTTGTCCCTTCTTGGTTTGATGAACATCCTGAATGGTTAGAGTATAGCATAGAAAATGATGCTGTGTTTTGTCTCTGTTGTTATCTCTTTAAACCACATCATGGTGACCAAGGAGGCGGTGATAAATTTACCTGCAAAGGCTTCTTTAATTGGAAGAATAAAAAAGGACTTCAAGATCATGTTGAAGGTTTGGGTAGTGTTCACAACCAAGCTTTACTAAATTGCCAAGCTCTAATGAATCAGAAACAACATCTTGAGTCAGTTATTAGTCGTCAATTGGAATCCTCTAAGCATAACTATTACACTCTCTTGAATGCTTCAATTGATTGTGTTCGTTTCTTGTTGCGGCAAGGTCTTGCTTTTCGTGGTCATGATGAATCTGAATCCTCTAACAACAGAGGAAACTTTCTTGAACTTCTAGAATTTCTTACTGAACATAATGACAGTGTGAAGGCTGTTGCCTTTGAAAATGCTCCTAGAAATCTACAGTTAACATCACCTGTTATACAGAAAGATATTATAAATGCAGGTGCAGTTGAAACTCTTAATGTAATCATGTTTGATATGGGTGATGCACCATTCTCTATTTTGGTTGATGAAGCACGAGATCATTCAATAAAAGAGCAGATGGCAGTTGTTCTTCGCTATGTAGACGATAAAGGCCAGGTAATTGAAAGGTTTGTTGGCATCCAACATGTTAAAAGCACTGATGCACGGTCCTTAAAACTTGCAATAGACGAGTTATTCTCCAGAAATGGGTTGAGCATATCAAATCTTCGAGGACAGGGCTATGATGGGGCTAGTAATATGCAAG tgaCAAGAGTGGTTAACATTGTTGGAGCATCTTGTAAATGTCGTGATCTTCTTCGAGAGCAACAACAGAATGAAGTTATGGAAGCTCTTCACAATGATGAGCTTTTAAGTGGAAAAGGGttgaatcaagaaactactctcAAACGTCCTAGTGATACACGTTGGGGTTCACATTACGGCACCTTACTGAGTATTATTTCTATGTTTTCTTCCACAATTAAGATGATTGAAATGATTATTGAAGATGGAACATATCCTGATCAGAGAGGGGAAGGTAATCTTTTGTTAGCACAAGTGAAATCGTTTGACTTCATATTTTGTCTATTTTTAATGAGACAAGTGTTAGGAGTCACGAATGATTTATCACAAGCATTACAAAAGAATGATCACGATATTGTCAATGCTATGGATTTAGTCAAGGCATGCAAGCAACAACTACAAACAATGAGGGAAGACGAATGTGAATGGGAAACTTTTCTTGACAAGGTTTATTCTTTTTGTGGCAAGCATGGTATCAAGATTCCCAATATGGATGATGTCTTTGTTGCTCAAGGGAAATCCCAACGGAGAGCTGAAAAAATAACAAACCTTCATCATTATCGAGTGGAGGTCTTTTATACTGTGATTGATAGACAGCTTTCAGACTTGAATGACCGTTTTAATGAGGTAAACTCTGAGCTTCTTGTTTGTGTTGCAAGTTTAAGTCCAGATAATTTATTCTCCGCTTTTGATAAGCAAAAGTTACTCCGTCTTGCCAAATTCTATCCAAGAGATTTTTCTGAAAGAGATGTCTTATCACTTGAAGACAAGCTTGATATTTATCTTAATGAAATGCGATCCAACAGTGAATTTTCTCAATTGAAAGGaattggtagtcttgctaaaaAATTGGTGGAGACAGGAAAGCACAAAACACATGTATCAGTCTACAAGCTTCTAACTTTGGCTTTAGTTCTACCGGTTGCAACAGCTTCAGTGGAAAGAGTATTCTCAACTATGAACATTGTGAAGAATCCACTTCGTAATAGAATGGGAGATCAATGGATGAATGATAGTTTGCTTGTTTACATTGAGAAAGATATATTCAATAGCATTGGTAATGATGCTATAATGCAGCGTTTTCAAAATATGAGATCGCGCCGTGGACAATTACCGTCTCGTTGA
- the LOC112203614 gene encoding uncharacterized protein LOC112203614, with the protein MNHALCGRPWILSGQTLVVQKWRPDFDPMIANIGKMALCVRICGLPVKLFKNYTIAAIGKIFGTVVKVDQVTIGQARGKFAHVCIEVDLSKPLRPFVEVEGVAYGVFYDGISIICFECGCYGHVKDKCPYVHQDNGSKDQINEAVINENISVLKGDMGSWMLMTYKNKKKVSTENGSTKKVQISGSRFNVLQDQNGDEHTDNGDSATVDNFQDKALKSIELKIISGKVVEKSKDKQVMNEKTQRLKAKVPTRLSMKDVSNKVSGSSSNRSNATVKYQRKHRAINSLGVTNLDPHVSFVVSQEK; encoded by the exons ATGAACCATGCTCTTTGTGGAAGACCATGGATTTTATCTGGGCAAACTTTGGTGGTTCAAAAGTGGAGGCCAGATTTTGATCCTATGATTGCGAATATTGGCAAAATGGCTCTATGTGTACGAATTTGTGGGTTACCTGTTAAATTATTCAAAAACTATACTATTGCTGCCATTGGTAAGATTTTTGGGACTGTTGTTAAGGTTGATCAGGTAACAATTGGTCAAGCTAGGGGCAAATTTGCTCATGTGTGTATCGAAGTGGATCTGAGTAAACCATTGAGGCCATTTGTGGAAGTGGAAGGTGTTGCTTATGGAGTTTTTTATGATGGTATATCTATTATTTGTTTTGAATGTGGATGTTATGGTCACGTGAAAGACAAATGTCCATATGTTCATCAAGACAATGGTTCTAAAGATCAGATTAATGAAGCTGTCATAAATGAAAAT ATTAGTGTGCTGAAAGGGGATATGGGGTCTTGGATGTTAATGACATACAAGAATAAAAAGAAGGTTTCTACTGAAAATGGTAGTACTAAGAAAGTTCAAATATCTGGTTCCAGGTTTAATGTGCTTCAGGATCAAAATGGTGATGAGCATACTGATAATGGGGACTCTGCTACAGTTGAC AATTTCCAAGACAAGGCTTTGAAGAGTATAGAATTGAAGATTATTAGTGGCAAGGTTGTTGAAAAGAGTAAGGATAAGCAGGTTATGAATGAGAAGACACAAAGGCTAAAAGCTAAAGTACCTACTAGGCTCTCAATGAAGGATGTATCAAATAAAGTTTCCGGATCATCTAGCAATCGATCTAATGCTACTGTGAAGTATCAAAGGAAGCATAGAGCCATTAATTCTCTTGGAGTTACTAACCTTGATCCTCATGTCTCATTTGTGGTTAGCCAGGAGAAGTGA